The Pseudocalidococcus azoricus BACA0444 genomic interval TATTACCCTCTATGTGATTGATGTGGCCGCCGGAGATAAAATTCCCCGTAAAGGGGGGCCTGGAATTACCAAGTCGGATCTCTTAGTGATTAACAAAATTGATCTGGCTCCCTACGTTGGTGCAGATTTAGAGATCATGGCCCGAGATGCTCACAAAATGCGGGGTCAAAAGCCTTTTTTAATGACCAACTTGAAAACCGGGGCTGGCCTATCCCAAGTAATTGAGTTTGTCTTAGCCCAACTTCCCCCCCGTCCTATCGCCGTCATGGCCTAAGTCTTGGGTAAACGGTATTGACTGACAATTTTCTTAGCAAATTCCGGGACATGGGCAGCTAATTTTTGAGCGTAGTGTCGTTTGACAAATAGATAATTGCGGGTGAAGTGAGAGTCTATGGAAAAGCGAGCATATTCCAAGCCTTTTGGGCCAATTTTCTCGATCACAACCCCCATTAACTTAGCCGCCCACATCGGTAATGTCACCCCCTGGTCGTAAGCGGGAATACTTTGCTGCACCGCGGCCTGGCGATTGCCTTGGGAGATCATTGGTTGGGTTTCTAATTGATTTTGGACAAGCTCTAGCATTTCCCGACCCGTTTGATTCCGCACCGTGATCCACTGCCAACCAAAGGGCGCGCCCATGTAGCCCACGACTAAATCCGCCAGGCCATTGACGTAATCAAAACAACTCATGCAAGAGGGGGCAAAGACATCTTTCAGTTCCTTGGTGTTCAAGCCAAAAAACGGCACGGTTTCTGTGGAGCCATCCTCATGCTTAAAATGCACCCGAAAATCCTGCATAAATTCGTAATAAACCACAGTATCGGGAGAACGGCTGGTGGTATCTAAAAACTTTTGCAGGCCGGCCCGCGTCACATTATCCACACAGGGAGTTCCTAACACATAGAGCTTTTCCAGCCCCAACTTATCTTCCACGGC includes:
- a CDS encoding Coenzyme F420 hydrogenase/dehydrogenase, beta subunit C-terminal domain, translated to MTISPAHKKAKAIAPDSRRPAKELCSECGLCDTYYIHYVKEACAFINQQFDNLETQTHGRSRDLDNWDECYFGVHEEMITARKTEPIPGAQWTGIVSSIAIAMLNQGWVEGVVCVQNTPEDRFQPRPVIARTPEEILAARVNKPTLSPNLSVLEQIEQSGLKRLLVIGVGCQIQALRAVEDKLGLEKLYVLGTPCVDNVTRAGLQKFLDTTSRSPDTVVYYEFMQDFRVHFKHEDGSTETVPFFGLNTKELKDVFAPSCMSCFDYVNGLADLVVGYMGAPFGWQWITVRNQTGREMLELVQNQLETQPMISQGNRQAAVQQSIPAYDQGVTLPMWAAKLMGVVIEKIGPKGLEYARFSIDSHFTRNYLFVKRHYAQKLAAHVPEFAKKIVSQYRLPKT